From one Desulfobacteraceae bacterium genomic stretch:
- the rpmC gene encoding 50S ribosomal protein L29 yields the protein MKASEIRDMSQEEQFRRLSELKETLFTLRFQSESGQLENSAKLKQTRRDIARLKTIIIEQNK from the coding sequence ATGAAAGCGTCCGAGATTAGGGATATGAGCCAGGAGGAGCAGTTCCGCCGGCTTTCCGAGCTGAAGGAGACCCTGTTTACCCTTCGGTTTCAGAGCGAAAGCGGCCAGCTTGAAAACTCCGCCAAGCTGAAACAGACCCGGCGCGATATCGCACGGCTGAAGACGATCATTATTGAACAAAATAAATAA
- the rpsS gene encoding 30S ribosomal protein S19: MPRSLKKGPYIEPKLMQKVTISQQTRSNKVIKTWSRRSTIIPEMVGITLAVHNGKKFVPVFVTENMVGHKLGEFSPTRTFYGHAGDKKSRVKK, from the coding sequence ATGCCAAGGTCGCTAAAAAAAGGCCCCTATATTGAGCCGAAACTCATGCAGAAAGTCACGATCTCCCAGCAAACCCGCAGCAACAAGGTGATCAAGACCTGGTCGCGGCGCTCCACCATCATCCCCGAGATGGTGGGGATCACCCTGGCTGTTCACAACGGGAAAAAATTCGTTCCGGTTTTCGTGACCGAAAACATGGTGGGGCACAAATTGGGCGAATTCTCCCCGACGCGCACGTTCTATGGCCACGCTGGGGACAAAAAGTCCAGAGTCAAAAAATAA
- the rplP gene encoding 50S ribosomal protein L16 has translation MLIPKKVKFRKQQKGRMRGTAYRGSDLNFGEFGLQAVECGKISSKQIEAARIAMTRHVKRGGKLWIRIFPDKPFTKKPAEVRMGKGKGAPEGWVAVIRPGRILYEMTGVTPELAKEALRLASHKLPVKTRFIQRSDV, from the coding sequence ATGTTGATTCCCAAAAAAGTCAAGTTTCGTAAACAGCAGAAAGGTCGGATGAGGGGCACGGCCTACCGCGGGAGTGACCTCAATTTTGGGGAATTCGGTCTCCAGGCGGTGGAATGCGGCAAAATCAGTTCAAAACAGATTGAGGCTGCCCGTATTGCCATGACACGCCACGTCAAGCGCGGTGGAAAACTCTGGATTCGGATTTTCCCGGACAAACCCTTCACCAAAAAACCGGCCGAAGTCCGCATGGGCAAGGGCAAGGGCGCCCCTGAGGGATGGGTGGCGGTGATTCGCCCCGGGCGGATTCTCTACGAGATGACGGGCGTTACCCCCGAACTGGCCAAGGAGGCGCTGCGCCTGGCCTCGCACAAGCTGCCGGTCAAAACAAGATTCATCCAGAGGAGCGACGTCTAA
- the rpsC gene encoding 30S ribosomal protein S3: protein MGQKVNPIGLRLGIIKTWDSRWYGGKRYADYILEDFNIRKFLKKRLHHAGVSKIEIERSTKRVRLRIFTARPGIVIGKKGSEIELLKKELQKYTAQEVLIDIQEVRKPEIDAQLVAENVAMQMERRVAFRRAMKRGVTSAMRFGAQGVKIICAGRLGGAEMARTEWYREGRVPLHTLRADIDYGFTEARTTYGAIGVKVFIFKGEILKKDQPEPEGR, encoded by the coding sequence TTGGGCCAGAAAGTTAATCCAATCGGTTTGAGATTGGGGATTATCAAGACCTGGGATTCGAGATGGTATGGCGGCAAGCGGTATGCCGATTACATCCTGGAAGATTTCAACATCCGTAAATTCCTGAAGAAACGGCTTCACCACGCGGGTGTTTCCAAGATTGAAATCGAGCGCTCTACCAAAAGGGTCCGACTCCGCATCTTTACGGCCAGGCCGGGAATCGTGATTGGTAAAAAGGGCTCCGAAATCGAGCTGTTGAAAAAGGAGCTGCAGAAATACACCGCCCAGGAAGTGCTGATTGATATCCAGGAGGTGCGCAAACCCGAGATCGACGCCCAGCTGGTGGCCGAAAACGTCGCCATGCAGATGGAGCGTCGGGTGGCCTTTCGCCGGGCCATGAAACGGGGGGTGACCTCGGCCATGCGCTTCGGTGCCCAGGGGGTCAAAATCATCTGCGCCGGGCGCCTTGGCGGCGCTGAAATGGCTCGCACCGAGTGGTATCGTGAAGGACGGGTACCGCTGCACACCCTGCGGGCGGACATCGATTACGGCTTTACGGAAGCGCGCACCACCTACGGCGCCATCGGTGTGAAGGTTTTCATCTTCAAGGGGGAGATCCTCAAGAAGGACCAGCCAGAACCGGAAGGCCGCTGA
- the rplW gene encoding 50S ribosomal protein L23 produces the protein MNPYDIVKRPLDTEKTNKQKENYNQFSFEVDRRANRIEIGNAVETLFNVKVAQVRTIQVKGKRKQRGRIMGKRKDWKKAIVKLMPGERIDFFEGV, from the coding sequence ATGAATCCTTACGATATCGTCAAGCGCCCCCTTGACACCGAAAAAACGAACAAGCAAAAGGAGAATTACAATCAATTCTCCTTCGAAGTCGACCGGCGCGCCAATCGCATCGAAATCGGCAACGCCGTCGAAACCCTCTTCAACGTCAAGGTGGCCCAGGTCCGCACCATTCAGGTCAAGGGCAAGCGCAAACAGCGCGGCCGGATCATGGGCAAGCGCAAGGATTGGAAGAAGGCGATCGTCAAGCTGATGCCCGGGGAACGAATCGACTTTTTTGAAGGGGTATAG
- the rplB gene encoding 50S ribosomal protein L2 — MAVKKVKPTSPGRRFQEYAPFDEITKTTPEKGLLRSAKKSGGRNVNGRITARHRGGGHKRHYRVIDFKRDKIGIPAKVAAIEYDPNRSARIALLHYRDGEKRYILAPLKLAVGETVMAGPEADIKPGNTLPLSNIPLGTQIHNIELKLGKGGQIVRSAGTFAQLVAKEDRYALVKLPSGEVRMVLLKCKATIGQVSNTEHGNIALGKAGRKRWLGWRPKVRGVAMNPVDHPMGGGEGRSSGGRHPCSPWGQKSKGHRTRTNKRSDRYIVKKRTKK; from the coding sequence ATGGCTGTCAAGAAAGTTAAACCCACATCACCTGGACGGCGGTTTCAAGAATACGCCCCATTTGATGAAATCACCAAAACCACACCTGAAAAGGGCTTGCTGCGAAGCGCCAAAAAATCAGGCGGGCGCAACGTAAATGGCCGGATCACCGCGCGCCACCGCGGCGGCGGGCACAAGCGCCACTACCGGGTGATCGATTTCAAGCGCGACAAGATCGGCATTCCCGCCAAGGTCGCCGCCATTGAATACGACCCCAACCGTTCGGCGCGAATCGCCCTGCTGCACTATCGGGACGGTGAGAAGCGCTACATCCTGGCGCCGCTCAAGCTCGCGGTGGGCGAAACGGTGATGGCGGGGCCCGAGGCCGATATTAAGCCCGGCAACACGCTGCCGTTGAGCAACATCCCGCTGGGCACCCAGATCCACAATATCGAGCTCAAGCTTGGCAAGGGCGGGCAGATCGTCCGCAGCGCGGGCACCTTCGCCCAGCTGGTGGCCAAGGAAGACCGTTATGCCCTGGTGAAGCTGCCCTCCGGTGAGGTGCGCATGGTCCTGCTGAAATGCAAGGCTACCATCGGCCAGGTCAGCAATACCGAGCACGGCAATATCGCCCTGGGCAAAGCGGGCCGCAAGCGCTGGCTCGGCTGGCGGCCCAAAGTGCGCGGCGTGGCCATGAACCCGGTGGACCACCCCATGGGGGGCGGCGAGGGCCGTTCCTCCGGCGGCAGACACCCCTGCTCCCCCTGGGGCCAGAAATCCAAGGGCCACCGGACACGCACCAACAAGCGCAGTGACCGCTACATCGTTAAAAAGCGCACGAAAAAATAA
- the rplD gene encoding 50S ribosomal protein L4 gives MPVLDVLNTSGEKVSTVDLADSIFDVPVKSSVLHDVVTMQLANRRAGTAGVKHRSDVVGSGRKLFKQKGTGRARRGDIKSPLLKGGGSIFGPNPRSYSYKVPKKVRKLALKMALSSKCQEKQLVVLDQFDLEEIKTKRFVEVLKGLNLGKTLIVTDAENPNLELSSRNVPSVKVLRCEGLNVYDVLNCATLVLLEPSIQGIERRLA, from the coding sequence ATGCCTGTCTTAGATGTTCTCAATACAAGTGGTGAAAAGGTCTCCACGGTTGACCTCGCGGACAGCATCTTCGATGTCCCCGTCAAGTCCTCGGTGTTGCACGACGTGGTCACCATGCAGCTGGCCAACCGCCGGGCCGGGACAGCCGGGGTCAAACATCGCAGCGATGTTGTCGGCAGCGGGCGCAAACTTTTCAAGCAGAAGGGCACCGGTCGCGCGCGCCGCGGCGACATCAAATCGCCCTTGCTGAAAGGTGGCGGGTCCATTTTCGGTCCCAATCCGCGGTCTTACAGCTACAAGGTACCCAAAAAGGTCCGCAAGCTGGCCCTTAAAATGGCGTTGAGCAGCAAGTGCCAGGAAAAGCAACTGGTGGTGTTGGATCAGTTCGATCTCGAGGAGATTAAAACCAAAAGATTCGTGGAAGTGCTGAAGGGCCTCAACCTCGGCAAAACCCTGATCGTCACCGACGCTGAAAACCCGAATTTGGAGCTTTCCTCCAGAAACGTGCCGTCGGTCAAGGTCTTGCGCTGTGAGGGGCTCAACGTTTACGACGTGCTCAACTGCGCCACGCTGGTGCTGCTCGAGCCTTCCATCCAGGGCATCGAAAGGAGGCTCGCATGA
- the rplV gene encoding 50S ribosomal protein L22 — protein sequence MEARAIAKYVRISPLKVRKLVGAVKGKPVEAGLNILKFMPQKAAGIVEKTMRSAVANADQTGGMDVDALVIRNIIVDQGPSLKRFRARARGRGARILKRTSHITVILAEETA from the coding sequence ATGGAGGCTAGAGCAATTGCAAAATACGTTCGGATTTCTCCTTTGAAGGTCCGAAAGCTCGTGGGTGCCGTGAAGGGCAAACCGGTTGAGGCGGGCCTGAACATCCTGAAGTTCATGCCCCAGAAAGCCGCCGGGATCGTCGAAAAAACGATGCGCTCCGCCGTGGCCAATGCCGACCAGACCGGCGGTATGGATGTCGACGCGCTGGTGATTCGCAACATCATCGTCGATCAGGGACCGAGCCTGAAGCGTTTTCGGGCGCGGGCGCGGGGGCGAGGCGCCCGGATTCTCAAGCGAACCAGTCACATCACGGTCATTTTAGCCGAAGAAACGGCGTAA